In Chitinophaga sp. HK235, a single window of DNA contains:
- the hisG gene encoding ATP phosphoribosyltransferase produces MKLKIAIQKSGRLHDDSIKLLKECGIDINNGVNKLKTEASNFPLEVFFLRDDDIPQYIEDGVADIGIVGENVVLEKKKQVNIVEKLGFGKCRLSMAVPKTMEYSTVKDLENTRIATSYPVIVNEFLQRNSIMAEIHEISGSVEIAPGIGLADAICDLVSSGSTLFMNGLKEVETVLKSEAVLAACHNLQPEQQILLDKLLFRIQAVKKAKNNKYILLNAPNEKLNDIIGLLPGMKSPTVLPLAEQGWSSVHSVLNENDFWDIIESLKAAGAQGILVVPIEKMVI; encoded by the coding sequence ATGAAACTAAAGATCGCCATCCAGAAATCAGGCCGCCTGCACGATGATTCCATCAAATTGCTGAAGGAATGCGGCATCGACATTAACAATGGTGTTAACAAGCTTAAAACGGAAGCCAGCAACTTCCCGCTGGAAGTGTTTTTCCTCCGTGATGATGATATCCCGCAATATATTGAAGACGGGGTGGCGGATATTGGTATTGTAGGTGAAAACGTAGTGCTGGAAAAGAAAAAGCAGGTTAACATTGTAGAGAAGCTCGGCTTCGGAAAATGCCGCCTGTCCATGGCTGTGCCTAAAACCATGGAATACAGTACAGTAAAGGATCTCGAAAACACCAGGATCGCTACCAGTTATCCTGTGATCGTGAATGAGTTCCTGCAGCGCAACAGCATCATGGCCGAAATCCACGAAATCAGCGGCTCCGTGGAAATAGCCCCAGGCATAGGCCTCGCTGACGCTATCTGCGACCTCGTAAGCAGCGGCTCCACTTTATTTATGAACGGCCTCAAGGAAGTGGAAACCGTCCTGAAATCAGAAGCGGTGCTGGCCGCCTGTCACAACCTCCAGCCGGAACAACAGATACTGCTGGATAAACTGCTGTTCCGCATCCAGGCAGTGAAAAAAGCAAAGAACAATAAATATATCCTGCTCAACGCACCCAATGAAAAACTGAATGATATCATCGGACTGCTGCCAGGTATGAAAAGTCCTACCGTACTGCCTTTGGCAGAACAGGGATGGAGCTCTGTTCACTCCGTACTCAATGAAAATGATTTCTGGGATATCATCGAAAGTCTGAAAGCAGCCGGTGCACAAGGTATTCTTGTCGTGCCCATCGAAAAAATGGTGATCTAA
- a CDS encoding exonuclease domain-containing protein: MAYIMVDVESDGPIPGDYSMISFGAVLVNESLNTSFYGQLKPVSEQYIPEALAVSGFTREETLQFDEPQKVMQDFAAWLKENCKDRPVFISDNNGFDWMFICWYFHHFTGANPFGHSSQNLGSLYKGLVKDTFQNFKHLRKTKHTHHPVDDATGNAEALLTLKKEYGLKIKW; this comes from the coding sequence ATGGCTTACATAATGGTAGACGTAGAATCTGATGGGCCTATTCCCGGTGATTATTCCATGATTTCTTTTGGCGCCGTGCTGGTCAATGAATCACTCAACACCTCTTTTTACGGGCAACTGAAGCCCGTTTCAGAACAATATATTCCTGAAGCACTGGCTGTATCAGGCTTTACCAGGGAAGAGACCCTGCAGTTTGATGAACCACAAAAGGTGATGCAGGATTTTGCAGCCTGGTTAAAAGAAAATTGTAAAGACCGCCCTGTATTTATCAGCGATAATAACGGGTTCGACTGGATGTTCATTTGCTGGTACTTTCATCATTTCACTGGTGCCAATCCTTTTGGTCACAGCTCCCAAAATCTGGGCAGCCTTTATAAAGGACTCGTGAAAGATACTTTTCAGAATTTTAAACATCTGCGAAAGACCAAACACACCCATCATCCTGTGGATGACGCCACAGGCAACGCAGAAGCGCTGCTCACACTCAAAAAGGAATATGGTCTGAAAATTAAATGGTGA
- a CDS encoding LexA family transcriptional regulator encodes MEALKLSELNMTLPFFDTTIPAGLPSPALDYEPEEIDLSRILQPNPHQSFIIRVKGDSMTEAHIPDGCLAVVDRSIRPSTGDIIVAVLNGEFTIKRLVKAGRNWVLHPENPFYKPIVITEEADFQVWGVITAVIVDMRK; translated from the coding sequence ATGGAAGCATTGAAGTTGAGTGAGCTGAATATGACCCTGCCATTCTTTGACACGACTATACCCGCGGGCCTTCCCTCACCTGCGCTGGATTATGAGCCGGAAGAGATTGATCTCTCCCGCATTTTACAACCTAATCCCCACCAGTCTTTTATCATCCGGGTTAAGGGCGACAGTATGACCGAAGCCCATATCCCGGATGGTTGCCTGGCGGTGGTAGACCGCTCTATTCGTCCTTCCACCGGGGATATTATTGTGGCGGTCCTTAATGGAGAGTTTACCATCAAACGGCTGGTAAAGGCTGGGCGTAATTGGGTTTTGCATCCGGAGAACCCTTTTTACAAACCGATTGTTATAACGGAAGAGGCTGATTTTCAGGTATGGGGTGTAATCACCGCTGTGATAGTAGATATGCGTAAATAG
- a CDS encoding SOS response-associated peptidase encodes MCYDIALNANLQRILKSVPLLKTAGNLDLNFDTTYHKIGMSFPQWPVIVNNNGLKVDKYTWGPVPKLLDTLEKVKRQRQMYLNARSEKVLESGTMWNAIRHQRCLIPVTGFFEYRQIPEWKNKVAYYIHSKEQDVFLIAGLWAYSNSWDVDKPERIPTFTLLTRAANPVMRQIHNGGDNAGRMPLMLPNELALQWIEKDVTETDIRNIIQYEYPAEQLEYWPVNSVRKVKPDDETVIARALYEGLPELSL; translated from the coding sequence ATGTGTTACGATATCGCCCTTAATGCCAACCTGCAACGGATACTGAAGTCGGTACCGCTGTTAAAAACAGCAGGCAATCTGGACCTGAACTTCGACACCACCTATCATAAAATAGGGATGTCTTTTCCACAATGGCCGGTGATTGTTAACAACAACGGCCTGAAAGTGGACAAATACACCTGGGGGCCTGTTCCCAAGCTGCTGGACACGCTTGAAAAAGTTAAAAGACAGCGGCAAATGTATCTTAATGCGCGCAGTGAAAAAGTGCTGGAAAGCGGGACCATGTGGAATGCCATCCGGCATCAGCGTTGCCTGATACCGGTCACCGGCTTCTTCGAATACCGGCAGATACCCGAATGGAAAAATAAAGTAGCTTACTATATCCATTCCAAAGAGCAGGATGTTTTTCTCATTGCGGGCTTATGGGCCTATTCCAACTCCTGGGATGTGGACAAGCCGGAACGTATCCCTACGTTCACCCTGCTGACACGCGCCGCTAATCCCGTGATGCGTCAGATACACAACGGAGGCGACAATGCCGGCAGGATGCCGCTTATGCTGCCGAATGAACTGGCCCTGCAATGGATAGAGAAGGATGTAACTGAAACGGATATACGTAATATCATTCAATATGAATATCCGGCAGAACAGCTGGAATACTGGCCTGTCAATTCTGTCCGGAAAGTAAAGCCGGACGATGAAACCGTGATCGCCAGAGCTCTATATGAAGGGTTACCTGAACTCAGCCTGTAA